GCAGGACTGCACTAGTAAGATTGTGTTTCTTCTTCTTCTTTTTTCTCTTGCATCCCTTTGGATTTGGATAATTCTCTTATATAATACTCTGTTCCATCAGCTATCGGCATTCGCTATGGGAAGTATTGTGGGATAGGATACACTGGATGCCGTGGAGAGCCACCTTGTGATAGTCTTGATGCTTGTTGCCTGACACATGACAATTGTGTTGATTTAAAAGGTACTCCAAATAAAAAATAAAAAAATAATAATATCTGCTCCTTATTGCCAATATTTGACATGATCTTTTTAAAGAAAACTAGACTTGAGCATGTAACTTTTGTATTAATATGGTTTTTATTTATTTGCAGGTATGACTTATGTTAACTGCCATAAGCAATTCAAGCGTTGTTTAAACAAGGTAAGCAGATCAGTCAAACAATCTAATGGCACAAAGGTTGGATTCTCCACCCAATGCCCTTATTCGGTGGTGATACCAACCATGTACAATGGAATGGATTACGGCATTTTCTTCAGTGGCATCGGTAACTCACTAAGCTCTGAACCTGTCAATATGCCATTGAACTGTTAATGCGAATCACTTGTCAATCCGGGAAACCATATGACTCTCTCTTTGTTACATTGTTTGCGCAGGTAATATCCTTGAACCTCCGGCGCCGGGAAAGGGCCCTGTTGTGGAGGTCAATCTTGCTCAGAGTGGTGCGGACACAAAGGGTGGTCTTGGAACAAAAGTTGACATTCAGAAAAAGGAAGGCTCCAAAGTCTCTGCCTCTTTAAATTAAGATAAACCATTGGCCTTAACTCTCTCCCAACTTAGTATATTTATGTAACTTCAGGACTATGAGCTTTCCAAGTTACACTAATTGATAATTAATGGAGTGAGTGACATATGTATGTTGTATGTTATTTTTAATACTCTTCTTATTTAGATGTGGGATGTCTAACACAGTCATATAACAATAGAGAAAATGAAATGTTACTTATATGATGCCATGTTCTATGGATTCGAAGTTTTGTTAAACTCTTTGA
The DNA window shown above is from Brassica oleracea var. oleracea cultivar TO1000 chromosome C3, BOL, whole genome shotgun sequence and carries:
- the LOC106333518 gene encoding phospholipase A2-gamma-like; translation: MMNGGALTRFTFSVATFLLLAIVRSQEPCSKTCIAQDCTTIGIRYGKYCGIGYTGCRGEPPCDSLDACCLTHDNCVDLKGMTYVNCHKQFKRCLNKVSRSVKQSNGTKVGFSTQCPYSVVIPTMYNGMDYGIFFSGIGNILEPPAPGKGPVVEVNLAQSGADTKGGLGTKVDIQKKEGSKVSASLN